CCTGCCACCTGGCCACTGTAGACGCCATGGCTGACCTGCAGGTCGATGGCCAATACCTCTTCCACGCCCAGCCGCTCGGCAATGGGCTGCACCAGATGTACCCCGGAGGCCGAGATGATGATTACCCGGTCGCCGGCGGCACGGTGGGCGGCGATGCACTTCATTGCGTCGCTGAAAATTATCGGTTCGATCACGTCTTCGACCCAGGGGCCGACCTCGAAGTCCACTTCCTCGGGCGTGCGGCCCACCAGGGGTTCGAGGTGGAAGGCCATGTAGTCTTCCATCGCCAGTTCGCCCTTGGCGTAGGCCGCCATGAGTTCGGTGTCGCGTTGGATGAAGGATTCAGAGTCGACCCAACCGAGTGCGCCCATCTGCCGGCTCCAGAGGCTGGCACAGTCACCGTCGATGAGGGTTTCGTCGAGATCGAAAATCGCCAGGGTCATGCCACTTCTCTCAGGCTGTCGGAATTGACGGCTAGAGTGACGGCCGTACCGTTCGAGTGCAAGGCCTCTGGCCCGTGGTTGAGCACATCGACGTTGAGTTCGCAGGCTTCGGTGGCGATCCGGTAGCGGATCACATTGCCCAGCAGGCTGTGGCCAACGATCCGGCCCGGGATACCCCCGGCACCGCCGAGGCGAATGGCCTCGGGACGAATCGCTACCTGGCTCTTGAAGGTCTGGCCGAACAACCGGCTGGCCTGGTCGGCTTCGAGCAGATTGTAGTTACCGATGAAGCCAGCGGCGAAGACGTCCACCGGCGCCGTGTAGAGCGTCTCGGCGTCACCGCTCTGGACGATGCGGCCCTCGCGCATCAGCACGATGCGGTCGGACAGGGTGAGGGCCTCTTCCTGGTCGTGGGTGACGAACACCGTGGTCAGGCCCAGTTCCTGCTGGATGGCGCGGATCTGCTCGCGCAGGTGCCGGCGGATGCGCGCGTCCAGCGCCGAGAGGGGCTCGTCTAGCAGCAGCAGGCGAGGGCGGACGATCAGCGAGCGCGCCAGGGCCACGCGCTGGCACTGACCGCCGGAGAGCTGGTGCGGATAGCGCTCGGCGTAACCTTCGAGTTCCACCAGCGTCAGGGCCTCGATCACCCGCCGGCTGACCTCGTCCCGCGCCAGGCGCTGCATGCGCAGGCCGAAGGCGACGTTCTGCTCCACGGTCATGTTGGGGAACAGGGCGTAGCTTTGGAACACCATGGCGATGCCGCGGCGCTGGGGGGACAGGGCGGTGATGTCCTGGCCTGCCAGCACTATGCTGCCGCGGTCGACCTCGGTGAGACCGGCCAGGCAGCGCAGCAGGGTGGACTTGCCGCAGCCCGAAGGGCCGAGCAGGGTGACCAGTTCGCCTTGTTCGGCATGGAAGTCGATGTCGGTGAACAGGGTGTTGGCGCCATAGCGCTTGTGCAGTCCCTTGACCGCGAGATAGCTCATGTCCGCTCCCGATTCAGGCAATTGGCGATCCAGGTCATCAGCAGGACCGCGACGAAGTACGAGATGACCAGGGCGCTGGTGAAGTGGCCGCTACCGTTGCGCAGGTTGTAGAGATAGACCTGCAACGTCTCGTAGCGGGTGCCCACCAGCAGGTTGGCGAAAACGAATTCGCCGATGAGGAAAGAGAAGGACAGGAACAGCGCCACCATTAACCCGGTTCTCAGGTTGGGCAGCACCACCAGCAGGGCGGCGCGCCAGGAGCTGGCGCCGAGCAGATGGGCCGCGTCCATCAGGTCGCGCAGATTGAGCGCTTGCAGGTTGTTGCTGATGGCCCGGTACATGAAGGGCAGGGCGATGGTGAAGTAGCAGAACACCAGGATCCAGGGTGTACCGGTCAGCGGCAGCGGCCCGCTGGCGTAGAGCTGCAGCAGGCCGACCGCCGAGACCACCGGGGGCACGGCGAAGGGCAACAGGATCAGCACGTTCATCAGCGCATCCAGCCGCGGGAAGTGATAGGCGATGGCGAACATGGCCGGCAGGATCAGCACGCAGGAGAGCGCCAGGGCGCCGAAGCAGATCGCCAGGGAGCGGCCGAAGGCGGCGAGAAAGCGCGGATCGCTCCACAGCTGCAGGTACCACTTGAAGGTGAAGCCGGCCGGCAGCAGGGTCGCCGACCACTGGGTGGCGAGGGAATAGACCAGGGTCGCGGCCAGGGGCGCGAACAGGATCAGGAACAGCAGCCAGACCACCAGGCGGTGGTAGAGACGCTCAGTTCTGGACATGGCGACTCCGCCGTAGCAACCACTGGTGGACCAGGGTGATGAGAGTCATGAAGACCACCAGCAGCATGGCCAGGGCCGCCGCCAGGTTGGGCTCCAGATCGATGTCACCGGACACCAGGGCGGCGATGCGCACCGGCACCACGTTGAAGTTGCCGCTGGTGAGGGCGTAGACCGTGGCATAGGCGCCCAGGGCGTTGGCCAGCAGGATGATGAAGGTACCGATCAGCGCCGGGCTGAGCACCGGTAGCCCGATCTGCCGCCAGTATTGCCAGGTACCGGCGCCCAGTAGCGCCGCTGCCTCGCGCCAGTCCTGCTTGAGGGCTTCGAAGGCGGGGAGCAGCAGCAGGACGCCCAGGGGGATCTGGAAATAGGTGTAGATGAGGATCAGCCCACCCCGGTTATAGAGATTGAAGCTTTCCAGCAGGCCCAGGCGCTGGAGCGCCAGGGTCAGGCAGCCGTTGATCCCCAGCAGGATGATGAAGGCGAAGGCCAGGGGGACCCCGGCGAAGTTGCTGGTCATGTTGGTGAAGGCCACCACGAAACCGCGCAGGCGTGACTCCACCCGCGTCAGCGAGTAGGCACCGATCAGGGAGATGGCCAGGCCCAACACGCTGGACCAGAGCGAGATTTCCAGGGAAAGGCGGATGGCCTGGAGGTAGAAGGGCGAGCCGAGGATTTCACCATAGTTGGCCAGCCCCCAGCTGCCGTCGCTGGCCTGGAAGCTGTTGAACGCTATCCAGGCCAGGGGCGCAAGTTGGAAGGCGCCGAACACCAGCAGGAAGGGCAGCAATAACAGCAGGGCGAACCAGGGGCGCCTCATGCCAGCAACTCCTGGCAGCAGGGCTTGTCGTGGGCAAGGCCCAGCAAGGAGCAGACCGTGCCACAGATTTCCACCTGGCGTGGCGTGGCCTCGCCCAGGGAAAAACCATCGCCAAAGACGAACAGCGGAACCTCGCGCTCTTCGGCCAGGGTGCCGCCATGGCTGCGGTCGTCGTTCATGCCGTGGTCGGCGGTCACCAGCACCTGGTAGCCGGCGTCCAGCCAGGTGGGCAGGTAGTGGGACAGCAGGCCATCGGCGCGCCGCGCGGCGTTGCGGTATTCGGGGCTGGAGAGACCGTGCCGGTGGCCGGCATCGTCGATGTTCATCGGATGCACCAGCAGGATGTCCGGGGCATGCGCCAGGCGCAGGTGCTCGGCGTCGTCGAACAGGTGGGAATCCGGGTAGTGATCGGCGTAGTAGAAGTGCCCGTGTTGGATCGGCAGGCTGGTGTCGCTGACGTGCCTGTCCCGTGCCGGCTCGAAGGGGGTGCGGTTGTAGAGTTCGCTGACCCAGTGATAGGCCGCGGCGGCGGTGGTGAGCCCGGCGGCCTGGGCCAGCTGGAAGAGACTTGTCTGGTTGGAGAGGCGATTCACGCCGTTGTGGACGATGCCGCTGCTCACCGGCGGTATGCCGGTGAGCAGGCATTCGTAGAGCGGACGGGAGAGCGAGGGCAGCTCGCACTCCAGCCGGTAGAGGCGACCCCGGCCGGCCAGGCACAGGGCCTGGAGGAAGCCGAGTCCGTGTTCGGCGACCCTCAGAGCGAGTCCGTCCAGGACGACCAGGATGACCTTCATGGCGTTACTGCTGCATGTTGATCAGGACGCGCTCCTGCCAGAGCCGCGGCAGGCGCTTGGCGGTCTCCTCCCAAGCCTTGGCGTCGGCGATGGGGCGGGCTTTGGCGTATTCCGCCTGGGGCAGCAGCTTGGCCTGTACATCGGCCGGCAGGGTCAGGTGCTCAGCGCGGATCGGCCGGGCATAGCCCTCGGCCAGATTGATCTGGCCGGCGTCGGAGAAGATGAACTCGCGGGTCAGCTTGGCGGCGTTGGGGTGCTTGGCGTACTTGTTGATGATGGTGGTGTAGCCGGAGGTCACCGAGCCATCGGAGGGAATCAAGACGTCGAAGCGACTACGGTCGATCTGGTCGCGATAGT
The window above is part of the Pseudomonas oryzihabitans genome. Proteins encoded here:
- a CDS encoding HAD family hydrolase — translated: MTLAIFDLDETLIDGDCASLWSRQMGALGWVDSESFIQRDTELMAAYAKGELAMEDYMAFHLEPLVGRTPEEVDFEVGPWVEDVIEPIIFSDAMKCIAAHRAAGDRVIIISASGVHLVQPIAERLGVEEVLAIDLQVSHGVYSGQVAGVLTYREGKLTRLLELLDGDQSLLATASFYSDSRNDLPLLKAVGKPHVVNPDPVLREHAEQAGWPILSWR
- a CDS encoding ABC transporter ATP-binding protein, with protein sequence MSYLAVKGLHKRYGANTLFTDIDFHAEQGELVTLLGPSGCGKSTLLRCLAGLTEVDRGSIVLAGQDITALSPQRRGIAMVFQSYALFPNMTVEQNVAFGLRMQRLARDEVSRRVIEALTLVELEGYAERYPHQLSGGQCQRVALARSLIVRPRLLLLDEPLSALDARIRRHLREQIRAIQQELGLTTVFVTHDQEEALTLSDRIVLMREGRIVQSGDAETLYTAPVDVFAAGFIGNYNLLEADQASRLFGQTFKSQVAIRPEAIRLGGAGGIPGRIVGHSLLGNVIRYRIATEACELNVDVLNHGPEALHSNGTAVTLAVNSDSLREVA
- a CDS encoding ABC transporter permease; this encodes MSRTERLYHRLVVWLLFLILFAPLAATLVYSLATQWSATLLPAGFTFKWYLQLWSDPRFLAAFGRSLAICFGALALSCVLILPAMFAIAYHFPRLDALMNVLILLPFAVPPVVSAVGLLQLYASGPLPLTGTPWILVFCYFTIALPFMYRAISNNLQALNLRDLMDAAHLLGASSWRAALLVVLPNLRTGLMVALFLSFSFLIGEFVFANLLVGTRYETLQVYLYNLRNGSGHFTSALVISYFVAVLLMTWIANCLNRERT
- a CDS encoding ABC transporter permease, whose translation is MRRPWFALLLLLPFLLVFGAFQLAPLAWIAFNSFQASDGSWGLANYGEILGSPFYLQAIRLSLEISLWSSVLGLAISLIGAYSLTRVESRLRGFVVAFTNMTSNFAGVPLAFAFIILLGINGCLTLALQRLGLLESFNLYNRGGLILIYTYFQIPLGVLLLLPAFEALKQDWREAAALLGAGTWQYWRQIGLPVLSPALIGTFIILLANALGAYATVYALTSGNFNVVPVRIAALVSGDIDLEPNLAAALAMLLVVFMTLITLVHQWLLRRSRHVQN
- a CDS encoding alkaline phosphatase family protein, with product MKVILVVLDGLALRVAEHGLGFLQALCLAGRGRLYRLECELPSLSRPLYECLLTGIPPVSSGIVHNGVNRLSNQTSLFQLAQAAGLTTAAAAYHWVSELYNRTPFEPARDRHVSDTSLPIQHGHFYYADHYPDSHLFDDAEHLRLAHAPDILLVHPMNIDDAGHRHGLSSPEYRNAARRADGLLSHYLPTWLDAGYQVLVTADHGMNDDRSHGGTLAEEREVPLFVFGDGFSLGEATPRQVEICGTVCSLLGLAHDKPCCQELLA